The following coding sequences lie in one Cannabis sativa cultivar Pink pepper isolate KNU-18-1 chromosome 5, ASM2916894v1, whole genome shotgun sequence genomic window:
- the LOC133038325 gene encoding uncharacterized protein LOC133038325 — MCNFEDESIVHLLIQCSFAQSCWHRSSLNVAALLDGKFSTWFELFVMPSSPDVREEAVMICWAIWNARNAFIWKGKSTSASDVILSARVNLNQWKNAQLKKKGPLFLASGENEGSEHWSKPVTNTIKVNVDGAIFEAEGWYGTGLVARNCHGQLLEALSSSKPGHFEAAVVEAMGIKEALSWIKDKQWHDVQLETDCLVVVQAVHSSVLLRSPFGVVIQECKELLDSLKSVQIHFVKRSANKAAHYMARSSCFHSVRMFTESTAPVDLLNIVMVDSIC; from the coding sequence ATGTGTAATTTTGAGGATGAATCTATTGTGCACTTATTGATACAATGCTCCTTTGCCCAAAGCTGTTGGCATAGATCATCTTTAAATGTAGCGGCCTTATTGGATGGAAAGTTCTCAACCTGGTTTGAATTGTTTGTCATGCCCTCTAGCCCTGATGTTAGAGAAGAAGCTGTCATGATTTGTTGGGCCATCTGGAATGCCCGTAATGCGTTCATTTGGAAAGGTAAGAGCACCTCAGCTTCAGATGTAATTTTGTCTGCTAGAGTCAACCTTAATCAATGGAAAAATGCTCAATTGAAAAAGAAGGGTCCTTTATTTTTGGCTTCGGGTGAAAATGAAGGAAGTGAGCATTGGTCTAAACCGGTTACTAATACGATTAAGGTCAACGTAGACGGAGCTATCTTTGAGGCGGAAGGATGGTATGGGACTGGCTTAGTGGCTCGTAATTGCCATGGCCAACTCCTTGAAGCTCTTTCAAGTAGTAAACCGGGACACTTCGAGGCTGCTGTGGTGGAAGCGATGGGCATTAAGGAAGCGCTTAGCTGGATCAAAGACAAGCAGTGGCATGATGTTCAGCTGGAAACCGATTGTCTTGTGGTTGTCCAAGCTGTTCACTCTTCAGTTCTTCTACGTTCCCCCTTTGGCGTGGTGATTCAAGAGTGCAAAGAGTTGCTTGATTCTTTAAAATCTGTTCAGATTCATTTTGTTAAACGTTCTGCTAACAAGGCTGCCCATTATATGGCTCGCAGCTCTTGTTTTCACTCAGTTCGTATGTTTACCGAGAGTACTGCTCCGGTTGATCTTTTAAACATTGTAATGGTTGATTCAATTTGCTAA